CGAAGGATAACGGCCGCTTGTTATCCATCTTCTTGATGCGACGTACTTTATCCAAAGCTTTCTTGCTGTGAATATCGCAGCCAAGGCCGTACACGGTATCCGTCGGATAGATAATGGTTCCTTCCGATCGGAGTACCTGGACAATTTTTTCTATACGTCGAGGCTGCGGGTAAGCCTCATTGATCTGCAAAATCATAGTGAAGTCCTAACTATTTCTGAGTGAGACGGATCCCCATGGTGGGATAACTGACTCTTCCGTCCAGAAGAATGTCAGGACCGATCCGATAGGCTTTCACGTCGATAAGTCTTGGAGCTTCCTCCAACCGATTAATGCCCATTCCTTCCACGCCGGAGGGAGCTGTCTTTCCACCGATTATGATGGGAGCATAGAAGAAAAGGCACCGATCCACGACTCCGGCCTCAAGCGCGCCCCATGCCAGCCCGGCTCCGCCTTCTATTAACAGGGACGTAATCCCTACCAGATAGAGACGCCTGAGCATGTCTTTTAGGTCCACCCGCTCGGTCCCGCACGTTCTCAACACCTTGGCGCCTCGAGATTCCAGTTTGTATTTTCGATCCAACGGCGGATTCTTGCTGCTCGCGATGATGACTCCGGCAGTGCTCGATGGATTGAATATGGCAGAATCCGCAGGAGTTCTGAGTTGCGAATCCGCTACAATCCTTATGGGGTCTCTGCCTCTCCCGTCAGGGAGTCTGGTGGTGAGTAACGGATTATCGGATATGACGGTTTCTACGCCCACCATGATAGCGGAAACACGATCTCTCAGCCTGTGAACTTTGCGGCGGGATGCTTCAGAGGTGATCCATTGCGAATGTCCGGACCGTGTCGCGATCCTTCCATCCAGGCTCATGGCGAGTTTTAAATATACGAATGGTCTATGCTGGGTGATATTGACGAGATACGCTTCATTGACTCTTCTGCACGCATCTTCAAAGACATTTCCCACTACTTGAAGTCCGGCTTCCCTCAAACGGAGGGCGCCTCCACCGCGCACGCCCGGGTTCGGATCGTCTATTCCGTACCATACAGTCGCTATTCCGGCTTCGAGAATGGCTTCACAACAGGGGGGGGTTCGACCGTGATGATTGCAGGGTTCCAGGGTGACATAAAGATCCGCGCCCCGTGCCTCGGATCCGGCAGCTCGTATTGCCTCAAC
The sequence above is a segment of the Desulfomonile tiedjei DSM 6799 genome. Coding sequences within it:
- the ribD gene encoding bifunctional diaminohydroxyphosphoribosylaminopyrimidine deaminase/5-amino-6-(5-phosphoribosylamino)uracil reductase RibD, which produces MNSRKPGSSAEQSPRKKSQKSEIPREAKRFMAMALKLARRGLGRTSPNPAVGAVIVKNGKVVGKGYHRAAGEPHAEVEAIRAAGSEARGADLYVTLEPCNHHGRTPPCCEAILEAGIATVWYGIDDPNPGVRGGGALRLREAGLQVVGNVFEDACRRVNEAYLVNITQHRPFVYLKLAMSLDGRIATRSGHSQWITSEASRRKVHRLRDRVSAIMVGVETVISDNPLLTTRLPDGRGRDPIRIVADSQLRTPADSAIFNPSSTAGVIIASSKNPPLDRKYKLESRGAKVLRTCGTERVDLKDMLRRLYLVGITSLLIEGGAGLAWGALEAGVVDRCLFFYAPIIIGGKTAPSGVEGMGINRLEEAPRLIDVKAYRIGPDILLDGRVSYPTMGIRLTQK